One window of Candidatus Tokpelaia hoelldoblerii genomic DNA carries:
- the cobQ gene encoding Cobyric acid synthase (bhsal08380): MARALMLQGTGSDVGKTVLVAGLCRVAKLRGLKVAPFKPQNMSTNAAVADDGGEIGRAQWLQALAAGMPPSVHMNPVLLKPQTETGAQIIVHGKVQGRAEGRDYQGLKAGLLDAVLRSYRHLRESADLVLVEGAGSPAEINLRAGDIANMGFACAADVPVVLVGDIHRGGVIASLVGTHTILPEADAGMIIGYLINKFRGDVSLFDDGLAAITDFTGWHSFGVVPWLRAANRLPPEDSPGFMQPAAHATRKLRIVVPVLPHMANFDDLDPLYAEPDVELVLLKDGQAFPPATDVVILTGSKATIADMRMLEKSGRADELRHYAAKGGRVIGICGGYQMLGKRIYDPQRIEGDAAEITGLGLLDVETVMRPEKIVRNVRGYASGEPVSGYEIHLGETHGADCARAPVMIENRPDGAASADGCVWGCYLHGLFNAGRFRQKFLHNLGRESDGRNHQEKIEEALNDIASELEKVLDIDALFAAAR, from the coding sequence ATGGCGCGGGCATTGATGTTGCAGGGAACGGGTTCGGATGTCGGCAAAACGGTTCTGGTTGCCGGCTTGTGCCGCGTGGCAAAATTGCGCGGGTTAAAGGTTGCGCCATTCAAGCCGCAGAATATGTCAACCAATGCCGCTGTGGCCGATGATGGTGGCGAAATCGGCCGTGCCCAGTGGTTGCAGGCGCTGGCGGCGGGCATGCCGCCCTCTGTTCATATGAACCCGGTGTTGTTAAAACCGCAAACGGAAACCGGCGCGCAGATTATTGTTCATGGCAAGGTTCAAGGGCGGGCAGAAGGGCGCGATTATCAGGGGCTGAAAGCCGGATTGCTTGATGCGGTGCTGCGATCTTACCGCCATTTGCGGGAATCAGCAGACCTTGTGCTGGTTGAAGGGGCTGGCTCACCGGCTGAAATCAACCTGCGCGCCGGTGATATTGCCAATATGGGCTTTGCCTGTGCGGCTGATGTGCCGGTGGTGCTGGTGGGGGATATTCACCGCGGCGGGGTTATCGCCTCGCTTGTCGGCACGCATACGATTCTGCCCGAAGCTGATGCCGGGATGATTATCGGTTATCTGATTAACAAGTTTCGCGGCGATGTATCATTGTTTGATGACGGCCTGGCTGCCATCACTGATTTTACCGGCTGGCACAGTTTTGGCGTTGTGCCATGGTTGCGGGCGGCAAACCGGTTGCCACCGGAAGATTCGCCTGGCTTTATGCAGCCGGCTGCACACGCAACGCGCAAGCTCCGAATCGTTGTACCTGTTTTACCGCATATGGCCAATTTTGATGACCTTGACCCGCTTTATGCCGAGCCGGATGTTGAGCTTGTTCTGCTGAAGGACGGGCAGGCCTTTCCGCCCGCAACAGATGTTGTGATTCTGACCGGTTCCAAAGCCACTATTGCCGATATGCGGATGCTGGAAAAGAGCGGCCGGGCGGATGAATTGCGCCACTATGCGGCAAAAGGCGGGCGCGTTATCGGCATTTGCGGCGGTTATCAAATGCTGGGCAAACGGATTTATGACCCGCAGCGGATTGAAGGTGACGCGGCGGAAATTACCGGCCTTGGCCTGCTTGATGTTGAAACGGTCATGCGGCCTGAAAAGATTGTGCGCAATGTGCGCGGTTATGCGTCGGGTGAGCCTGTCAGCGGTTATGAGATTCACCTTGGTGAGACACATGGAGCTGATTGCGCCCGCGCGCCGGTGATGATTGAGAACAGGCCGGATGGAGCGGCCTCGGCAGATGGGTGTGTCTGGGGCTGTTATCTGCACGGGCTTTTTAATGCGGGCCGCTTTCGGCAAAAGTTCCTGCATAATCTGGGGCGTGAGTCTGACGGGCGCAATCATCAGGAAAAAATCGAGGAAGCATTGAACGATATTGCTTCTGAACTGGAAAAAGTGTTGGATATTGATGCGCTGTTTGCAGCGGCGCGCTAG
- a CDS encoding EamA-like transporter family protein (bhsal08390) encodes MVLSWQFWAILSAVFAALTAIFAKIGIQGINSDFATLIRTLVIIGALCLFLTMTGQWQKVDEIPARSWLFLVLSGLATGASWLAYFRALQIGDAARVAPVDKLSIILVAIFGVAFLGEKLSAVNWSGVVLVGAGVILLSLKV; translated from the coding sequence ATGGTTTTAAGCTGGCAGTTCTGGGCAATTCTTTCAGCCGTATTTGCTGCTTTGACGGCAATTTTCGCCAAAATCGGTATTCAGGGCATTAATTCCGACTTTGCGACATTGATTCGCACTCTGGTGATTATCGGTGCGCTTTGCCTGTTCCTGACCATGACCGGACAATGGCAGAAGGTGGATGAGATTCCTGCCCGCTCATGGCTGTTTCTGGTGCTTTCCGGCCTTGCAACCGGCGCTTCCTGGCTGGCCTATTTCCGCGCTTTGCAAATCGGTGATGCGGCGCGGGTGGCGCCGGTGGATAAATTGTCCATTATTCTGGTGGCGATTTTCGGGGTGGCGTTTCTGGGAGAAAAACTCTCTGCCGTCAACTGGTCCGGTGTCGTGCTGGTCGGGGCAGGGGTTATTCTGCTGTCCTTAAAAGTGTAG
- a CDS encoding Sulfite exporter TauE/SafE (bhsal08400): MEFLSDPLLWMLTGAAFLAGLVDSIAGGGGLITIPALFLSGLPPLTALGTNKLQSLFGSLSATIAYARAGHVHLKSQWLEALLALAGSIGGASLATILPTDILKAILPFLLIAVAFYFAFRPNLDNEDRARRIGTPLFTFTIPPLLGFYDGVFGPGTGSFLMLAFVSLAGYGLLKATAHTKLLNFSSNLGSFAVFALAGAMHWKLGILMGIAQFTGAQIGARLASKNGAGLIRPLLVIVCCALAISLLSRPDNPLRELLHF, translated from the coding sequence ATGGAATTTTTATCAGACCCGTTATTGTGGATGTTGACCGGCGCGGCTTTTCTGGCCGGGCTGGTTGATTCTATCGCCGGCGGCGGCGGGCTGATCACCATACCGGCCCTGTTCCTTTCAGGCTTGCCGCCATTGACGGCGCTTGGCACCAACAAGCTGCAATCGCTGTTCGGTTCACTCTCCGCCACCATCGCCTATGCCCGCGCCGGTCATGTGCACCTGAAAAGCCAGTGGCTTGAAGCCCTGCTTGCGCTGGCTGGCAGTATTGGCGGTGCATCGCTCGCCACCATTTTGCCGACAGACATTCTAAAAGCCATCTTGCCGTTTCTTCTGATAGCGGTAGCGTTTTATTTTGCCTTCAGGCCCAATCTGGATAATGAGGACAGGGCGCGGCGCATCGGCACACCGTTGTTTACCTTTACCATTCCGCCGCTCCTTGGCTTTTATGATGGTGTTTTCGGCCCCGGGACGGGTTCATTCCTTATGCTGGCTTTTGTTTCACTTGCCGGTTACGGCCTGCTGAAAGCCACCGCGCATACCAAGCTTTTGAACTTTTCTTCCAATCTCGGCAGTTTCGCGGTTTTTGCCCTTGCCGGAGCTATGCACTGGAAACTGGGTATTCTCATGGGGATTGCACAATTTACCGGCGCACAGATCGGCGCGCGGCTGGCCAGCAAAAACGGTGCAGGACTTATCAGGCCGCTCCTGGTCATTGTGTGTTGTGCATTAGCAATCAGCCTGCTGTCCAGGCCGGATAACCCGTTGCGGGAACTGCTACACTTTTAA
- a CDS encoding Major facilitator superfamily protein (bhsal08410) has product MPYKIRSFSVSDKISAASRRMSQLAFAVGGFAIGTAEFVIMGLLPEVAKTMDVSEPMAGHFISAYATGVVIGAPVLAVLTAKLPRKGLLISLMLIYALANIISTAAPDYTSFLILRFLSGFPHGVYFGVAAVTAAAMVPLKQRPQAIGNVMLGLTVATLFGMPGGTWLGQLFGWRAAFVFVGVIALLAAFMIWRFMPVMPTAKGASPLAELGALKSLQVWLMLAVIGVGSGGLFAVFSYIKPILLDVSGVPLVAVPFILPLFGLGMVAGNLVGPRVALQLGIMRAIFVTMIWSILVFPLFYFLSAAPLTAALATFLIGTTFASQPSIQTRIMDVSARAPTLATALLHSFFNIANAVGAYAGGVVILAGYGWTSTAWVGAAFALGGWLLFLLSWRLDRNP; this is encoded by the coding sequence ATGCCCTATAAAATCCGTTCTTTTTCTGTATCTGACAAAATCTCCGCCGCTTCACGGCGGATGAGCCAGCTGGCTTTTGCCGTTGGCGGTTTTGCCATTGGCACAGCAGAGTTTGTAATTATGGGCCTGTTGCCGGAAGTGGCGAAAACAATGGATGTCAGCGAACCGATGGCGGGGCATTTTATTTCTGCGTATGCCACCGGTGTGGTTATCGGCGCGCCGGTTCTGGCGGTGTTGACAGCAAAGCTGCCGCGCAAGGGGCTGCTGATCAGTCTGATGCTTATCTATGCGCTGGCAAATATTATCAGCACTGCCGCGCCGGATTATACCTCTTTTCTGATTTTACGTTTTTTAAGCGGTTTTCCTCATGGGGTGTATTTCGGTGTGGCGGCGGTGACGGCGGCGGCCATGGTGCCGCTTAAACAGCGCCCGCAGGCAATCGGCAATGTTATGCTGGGGCTGACGGTTGCGACGTTGTTCGGCATGCCCGGCGGCACATGGCTTGGGCAGTTGTTTGGCTGGAGAGCTGCTTTTGTTTTTGTCGGTGTTATCGCCTTGCTGGCGGCATTTATGATCTGGCGTTTTATGCCCGTCATGCCGACAGCCAAGGGCGCAAGCCCGCTGGCGGAACTGGGTGCGTTAAAAAGTCTGCAAGTGTGGCTGATGCTGGCTGTTATCGGTGTCGGCAGCGGCGGGCTATTTGCGGTTTTCAGCTATATCAAGCCGATTCTGCTTGATGTCAGCGGTGTGCCGCTGGTTGCTGTACCGTTTATTCTGCCGCTGTTTGGGCTTGGTATGGTTGCCGGCAATCTGGTGGGGCCGCGTGTTGCATTGCAGCTTGGGATTATGCGGGCGATTTTTGTCACCATGATATGGAGCATACTGGTTTTCCCGCTGTTTTATTTTCTGAGTGCCGCGCCGCTCACGGCCGCGCTGGCGACATTTCTTATCGGCACGACCTTTGCCAGCCAGCCATCTATTCAAACCCGTATTATGGATGTCTCTGCCAGGGCGCCAACTTTGGCGACCGCCTTGTTGCATTCTTTTTTCAATATCGCCAATGCTGTCGGCGCTTATGCCGGCGGTGTTGTGATACTTGCCGGTTATGGCTGGACGTCAACCGCATGGGTGGGAGCGGCGTTTGCCCTTGGCGGCTGGCTGCTGTTTCTCCTGTCCTGGAGGCTGGACAGGAATCCTTAA
- a CDS encoding Major facilitator transporter family protein (bhsal08420) produces the protein MTEQPARWSALLSGKNSLLAFTLTGAVSLHALTLYMVSTIQPQLIRILDGFEYYSWTESYFFITTLIGATLVNRVLDTFGARRAYVAACLLFALATLACGLAPSMPVFLLARLVQGLGSGLLASLTYSMVQLVFEKRLWPHTLALIAGSWGLATLLGPALGGIFVFLQQPRMTFFFITALALLFAFISARILPDGIKSAEKATPLPWLQLFLLTVIILAISAISVFDRFIYQAGGAIFAAGLLALLVYVDKHGQSRMLPQGAFSPGSMLFSLYALIILLSFPGIVADTFLTLFLQELHGLSVTLAGYLAVLVSIGWTLGALLNASAGARKLIKLFMLMPVLSFIGLGVLLFIIPAEGASYLFLALAAAALLTVGLASGIIWPHLLAQVLHSAPQKDAGLASASITQMQLFASAFGAALAGVIANFAGFHNPGGKIGLQHSAIALFIFLILAIIATLPAAWRIIRQIRAEI, from the coding sequence ATGACTGAGCAACCGGCACGGTGGAGTGCGCTTTTATCCGGCAAAAACAGCCTGCTGGCATTTACGCTGACCGGCGCAGTCAGCCTGCACGCCCTCACCCTCTATATGGTTTCAACTATCCAGCCGCAGCTTATCCGTATACTTGACGGATTTGAATATTATTCATGGACAGAAAGCTATTTTTTCATCACAACCCTGATTGGCGCAACGCTCGTCAACAGGGTGCTTGATACTTTCGGGGCAAGACGCGCCTATGTTGCCGCCTGCCTGCTTTTTGCCCTTGCCACTCTGGCCTGCGGACTTGCACCTTCCATGCCGGTTTTCCTGCTGGCGCGGCTGGTGCAGGGATTAGGCAGCGGCTTGCTGGCTTCTCTCACCTACAGCATGGTGCAGCTGGTTTTTGAAAAACGTCTCTGGCCGCACACTTTGGCACTGATTGCCGGTTCCTGGGGGCTTGCCACACTTCTCGGCCCGGCACTTGGCGGTATTTTTGTTTTCCTGCAACAACCGCGCATGACTTTCTTTTTTATTACCGCCCTGGCGCTGCTGTTTGCCTTTATCAGCGCCCGCATTTTGCCTGACGGGATAAAATCAGCCGAAAAAGCAACGCCGTTGCCATGGCTGCAGCTTTTTTTATTGACGGTGATTATTCTGGCAATTTCCGCAATCAGTGTATTTGACCGGTTCATCTATCAGGCTGGCGGGGCAATTTTTGCCGCAGGCCTTCTCGCACTGCTGGTTTATGTGGATAAACACGGGCAGTCCAGAATGTTGCCACAAGGTGCGTTCTCACCCGGAAGCATGTTGTTTTCGCTCTATGCGCTTATTATCCTTCTTTCCTTTCCGGGCATTGTCGCTGATACATTTCTCACCCTGTTTTTACAGGAGCTGCATGGCCTTTCTGTAACCCTTGCCGGTTATCTCGCCGTGCTGGTCAGCATTGGCTGGACATTGGGGGCGCTGCTCAATGCCAGCGCCGGCGCGCGTAAACTCATCAAACTGTTTATGCTCATGCCGGTTTTAAGCTTTATCGGCCTTGGCGTTCTGCTGTTTATCATTCCGGCGGAAGGCGCGTCCTACCTGTTTCTTGCTCTCGCCGCCGCTGCCTTGCTGACCGTCGGCCTCGCTTCAGGTATTATCTGGCCGCACCTGCTGGCGCAGGTCTTGCATTCTGCCCCGCAGAAAGATGCCGGCCTTGCCAGCGCATCCATCACGCAAATGCAGCTTTTCGCCTCGGCTTTTGGCGCCGCGCTGGCCGGTGTGATAGCAAACTTTGCCGGCTTTCATAACCCCGGGGGTAAAATCGGCCTGCAACACAGCGCAATTGCTTTGTTTATATTTCTTATTCTTGCTATTATCGCAACCCTGCCTGCTGCATGGCGTATCATCCGCCAGATACGGGCAGAAATTTAA
- a CDS encoding Isocitrate dehydrogenase [NADP] (bhsal08430), whose amino-acid sequence MTKIKVENPVVELDGDEMTRIIWQYIKDKLIHPYLDIDLKYYDLSVENRDVTEDKVTVDAANAIKQYGVGIKCATITPDEGRVKEFNLKKMWKSPNGTIRNILGGVIFREPIICKNVPRLVPGWTRPIVVGRHAFGDQYRATDFKFPGKGKLSIKFVGEDGKVIEHEVYDAPGAGVTMAMYNLDESIRDFARASFNYGLQRNFPVYLSTKNTILKAYDGRFKDIFQDVFDSEFKDEFEKRKLWYEHRLIDDMVASALKWSGGYVWACKNYDGDVQSDIVAQGFGSLGLMTSVLMTPDGKTVEAEAAHGTVTRHYRQYQKGEETSTNSIASIFAWTRGLAHRAKLDNNAALKKFSQTLEKVCVDTVESGFMTKDLALLVGPDQRWLSTTGFLDKIDENLKKAMAS is encoded by the coding sequence ATGACAAAAATCAAAGTGGAAAATCCGGTTGTCGAGCTGGACGGCGATGAAATGACCCGTATCATCTGGCAATATATCAAAGACAAACTTATTCACCCCTATCTTGATATTGACCTGAAATATTATGATCTTTCTGTTGAAAACCGTGACGTGACAGAAGACAAGGTGACGGTTGACGCCGCCAATGCTATCAAGCAATACGGCGTTGGCATCAAATGCGCCACCATCACTCCGGATGAAGGGCGCGTTAAAGAATTCAACCTCAAGAAAATGTGGAAATCCCCCAACGGCACGATCCGCAATATTCTCGGCGGCGTGATTTTCCGCGAGCCGATTATCTGCAAAAACGTGCCGCGCCTTGTTCCGGGCTGGACCCGGCCGATTGTTGTCGGCCGTCACGCGTTCGGCGACCAGTACCGCGCGACAGATTTCAAATTTCCGGGCAAGGGGAAACTCAGCATCAAGTTTGTCGGGGAAGACGGCAAGGTGATCGAGCATGAAGTTTATGACGCGCCCGGCGCCGGTGTCACCATGGCCATGTATAATCTTGACGAGTCAATCCGTGATTTTGCCCGCGCTTCGTTCAACTACGGCCTGCAGCGTAACTTCCCGGTTTATCTTTCGACCAAAAACACCATTCTCAAAGCTTATGACGGCCGTTTCAAGGACATTTTTCAGGATGTGTTTGACAGCGAATTCAAGGACGAGTTTGAAAAGCGCAAGCTGTGGTATGAGCATCGCCTGATTGACGATATGGTGGCCTCGGCGCTTAAATGGTCGGGCGGCTATGTCTGGGCCTGTAAAAATTATGACGGCGACGTGCAGTCTGACATTGTGGCGCAGGGTTTCGGCTCGCTGGGCCTGATGACGTCTGTCCTGATGACGCCGGACGGCAAGACGGTTGAGGCAGAAGCGGCCCACGGCACCGTAACCCGCCATTATCGCCAGTACCAGAAGGGCGAGGAAACCTCGACCAATTCCATCGCTTCCATCTTTGCATGGACGCGCGGCCTCGCACATCGTGCCAAGCTGGACAACAATGCAGCCTTGAAGAAATTTTCACAAACACTGGAAAAGGTTTGCGTTGATACCGTGGAATCCGGCTTTATGACCAAGGATCTGGCGCTTCTGGTCGGCCCTGATCAGCGCTGGCTTTCAACAACAGGTTTCCTCGACAAGATTGACGAGAACCTGAAAAAGGCCATGGCTTCCTGA
- a CDS encoding Heat shock protein (bhsal08440), whose protein sequence is MSFFRQFISGCFAVGLAACFAVPSQAAPQKKPQAGQFAGKWIVALAGKAPVGNKPLVVELAPDGRVSGHSGCNGYGGTFKVDHNKITFSRMAATLMACPEPLMRQEHALYDAYTRVLRYESRHGKVILLDRKGKPVLTLSPYNHKR, encoded by the coding sequence ATGTCTTTCTTCCGCCAGTTTATATCGGGCTGTTTTGCTGTTGGCCTTGCAGCCTGTTTCGCTGTGCCATCACAGGCAGCACCGCAGAAAAAGCCGCAGGCAGGCCAGTTTGCCGGCAAGTGGATTGTTGCGCTTGCGGGCAAGGCCCCCGTTGGTAACAAGCCGCTTGTGGTTGAACTTGCCCCCGACGGCAGGGTGAGCGGCCATAGCGGCTGTAACGGTTATGGCGGCACATTCAAGGTTGATCATAATAAAATAACCTTCAGCCGTATGGCGGCAACATTGATGGCCTGCCCTGAACCTTTGATGCGGCAGGAGCATGCGCTTTATGACGCCTATACCAGGGTTCTGCGCTACGAGAGCAGACATGGCAAAGTGATCCTGCTTGACAGAAAGGGCAAGCCTGTCCTGACACTCAGCCCCTATAACCATAAACGCTGA
- the gmk gene encoding Guanylate kinase (bhsal08450) — translation MPVSKTPSSSATSAIARRGQLIVMSSPSGAGKSTISRLLRDDAEMQLALSVSVTTRQRRASEVDGVHYHFITVKEFERRRDNDELIEWAEVHGNYYATLRETVEDILSRGQDMLFDIDYQGAAQLQAKLPQDVVSIFILPPSMKELRARLHRRAEDSDAVIDLRLENARTEMQHWQNYDYILVNEDLDRSFAAVKAIISAERLKRIRRPGLAQFIDRLIAEK, via the coding sequence ATGCCAGTTTCAAAAACTCCCTCTTCTTCTGCAACAAGCGCAATTGCCCGCCGCGGCCAGCTTATTGTCATGTCTTCACCTTCAGGGGCGGGAAAATCCACCATATCGCGCTTGCTGCGTGATGACGCGGAAATGCAGCTTGCACTGTCTGTCAGCGTGACAACACGCCAGCGCCGCGCCAGCGAGGTGGACGGGGTGCATTACCATTTTATCACGGTCAAGGAGTTTGAACGCCGCCGCGATAATGATGAACTGATTGAATGGGCGGAGGTTCATGGCAATTACTACGCCACATTGCGTGAAACCGTTGAGGACATTTTAAGTCGCGGCCAGGATATGCTGTTTGATATTGACTATCAGGGAGCGGCACAATTACAGGCAAAGTTACCGCAGGATGTGGTTTCGATCTTTATTCTTCCCCCTTCCATGAAAGAGCTGCGCGCCCGCCTGCACCGCCGTGCCGAAGACAGCGATGCCGTGATTGATCTGCGGCTGGAAAACGCCCGTACGGAAATGCAACACTGGCAGAATTATGATTATATTCTGGTCAATGAAGATCTTGACCGGTCTTTTGCCGCGGTCAAGGCCATTATCAGCGCCGAGCGGCTGAAACGTATCCGCCGCCCGGGACTGGCCCAGTTTATTGACAGGCTGATTGCCGAAAAATAA
- the lipB gene encoding Octanoyltransferase (bhsal08460), with amino-acid sequence MIHDLRIAPRDELARRFLPVTPSAPVEWRVEDGLTDYSKALAFMERQVEAIHNGTGNEMVWLVEHPSLYTAGTSADAKDLLSADRFPVYQAGRGGEYTYHGPGQRVAYVMLDLKRRRPDIRAFVAALEEWVIQTLARFNVKGERREDRVGVWVARPEKAPLPTGGMAEDKIAAIGIRLRKWVSFHGIALNVEPDLSHYGGIVPCGIAEHGVTSLVDLGLPVTMHDVDIAMHKAFCDIFGATL; translated from the coding sequence ATGATACATGATCTCCGTATAGCTCCACGCGATGAACTGGCCCGTCGGTTCCTGCCTGTGACACCATCCGCACCAGTGGAATGGCGGGTGGAAGATGGCTTGACAGACTATTCAAAAGCCCTTGCTTTTATGGAGCGGCAGGTTGAAGCTATCCATAATGGTACAGGCAATGAAATGGTCTGGCTGGTGGAACATCCTTCCCTTTATACCGCCGGTACAAGCGCTGACGCAAAGGATTTGCTGAGCGCTGACCGTTTTCCGGTTTATCAGGCCGGGCGTGGCGGTGAATATACCTATCATGGCCCCGGGCAGCGGGTGGCTTATGTCATGCTTGACCTTAAACGCCGCAGGCCAGATATCCGCGCTTTTGTCGCGGCGCTGGAAGAATGGGTGATTCAGACGCTGGCGCGCTTTAATGTCAAGGGTGAGCGGCGGGAAGACCGGGTCGGTGTCTGGGTGGCGCGGCCGGAAAAAGCCCCGCTGCCGACAGGCGGGATGGCGGAAGATAAAATTGCCGCGATTGGGATCCGCCTGCGCAAATGGGTGAGCTTTCATGGCATTGCTCTCAATGTCGAGCCGGACTTATCCCATTATGGCGGTATTGTGCCTTGCGGCATTGCAGAACACGGTGTGACAAGCCTTGTTGATCTGGGGCTGCCGGTGACAATGCACGATGTAGATATCGCCATGCATAAGGCATTCTGTGATATTTTTGGTGCAACACTTTAA
- the parE gene encoding DNA topoisomerase 4 subunit B (bhsal08470) has translation MNTAKLQNSMNKNDLFSDVSKPKPAPRKAEERKVMLSGQGGVPAVQSDYTASDIRVLEGLEPVRLRPGMYIGGTDSKALHHLFAEVIDNAMDEAVAGHANFIDVSFDARGYVTVTDNGRGIPVENHPQMPDKSTLEVIMTQLHAGGKFDGKAYETSGGLHGVGISVVNALSDDLEVEVARGRRLYRQRFSRGLPQGGLEDMGEVHNRRGTRVRFHPDAQIFGAKASFDAGRLYRMARSKAYLFGGVEIRWNCAPEKLENHPDIPARATFHFPDGLKDFLISSLGKDYRVTEEVFAGKTARQGGHGAVEWAVAWHGGDSAIRSYCNTIPTGEGGTHEAGLRQALLRGLKAYGELVGNKRASMITTDDVMISAMAMLSVFIREPEFVGQTKDRLATVEAQRIVENAIRDPFDHWLANSPQEASKLLDWVVERAEERVRRRHEKEVSRKTAVRKLRLPGKLADCTQSAAQGAELFIVEGDSAGGSAKQARNRAIQAILPLRGKILNVASAGREKLGANQLIGDLVQALGCNTRSKYNEDDLRYERVIIMTDADVDGAHIASLLMTFFYQEMPELVRNGHLYLAVPPLYRISQGGKVAYARDDRHKDELLKTEFTGRGRIEIGRFKGLGEMRAEQLKETTMDPKKRTLLRVEMDEEALRETKEAVDDLMGTRPEARFRFIQENAAFVKELDI, from the coding sequence CTGAATACAGCAAAATTGCAGAACAGCATGAACAAGAATGACCTTTTTTCCGACGTTTCCAAACCGAAGCCCGCACCCCGCAAGGCAGAGGAGCGGAAGGTGATGCTTTCCGGGCAGGGTGGGGTTCCGGCTGTGCAATCAGATTATACTGCCTCTGATATCCGGGTGCTGGAAGGGCTGGAACCGGTGCGCCTGCGCCCGGGAATGTATATTGGCGGTACTGACAGCAAGGCGCTGCACCATCTGTTTGCCGAAGTCATTGACAATGCGATGGATGAAGCTGTTGCGGGACATGCCAATTTTATTGATGTTTCGTTTGATGCTAGAGGCTATGTGACCGTTACCGATAACGGGCGCGGCATACCGGTGGAAAACCACCCGCAGATGCCGGATAAATCAACGCTGGAAGTGATTATGACCCAGCTTCATGCCGGCGGCAAATTTGACGGCAAGGCTTATGAAACGTCCGGTGGTCTGCATGGCGTGGGCATTTCCGTGGTCAATGCGCTTTCAGATGATCTGGAAGTTGAGGTTGCCCGCGGGCGGCGGCTTTACCGCCAGCGTTTTTCGCGCGGGCTTCCGCAGGGCGGGCTTGAAGATATGGGCGAGGTGCATAACCGCCGCGGCACCCGGGTGCGTTTTCACCCCGATGCGCAGATTTTTGGCGCAAAGGCAAGCTTTGACGCCGGCCGCCTTTACCGCATGGCGCGCTCCAAGGCCTATCTGTTTGGCGGGGTTGAAATCCGCTGGAACTGCGCGCCGGAAAAGCTGGAAAATCACCCGGATATTCCGGCCCGGGCCACGTTTCATTTTCCCGATGGGCTGAAAGATTTTTTGATTTCGTCACTGGGCAAGGATTATAGGGTGACGGAAGAGGTGTTCGCAGGTAAAACAGCACGGCAGGGCGGCCACGGCGCGGTGGAATGGGCTGTGGCGTGGCATGGCGGCGACAGTGCGATCCGCTCTTATTGCAATACAATTCCGACAGGTGAGGGCGGCACGCATGAAGCAGGTTTGCGGCAGGCCTTGCTGCGCGGCTTGAAAGCTTATGGCGAGCTCGTTGGCAACAAGCGTGCTTCCATGATCACCACGGATGATGTGATGATTTCCGCCATGGCAATGTTATCCGTTTTTATCCGTGAGCCGGAATTTGTCGGTCAGACCAAGGATCGCCTGGCAACGGTCGAGGCGCAGCGCATTGTTGAAAACGCTATCCGCGATCCGTTTGACCACTGGCTGGCCAATTCGCCGCAGGAAGCAAGCAAATTGCTTGACTGGGTGGTGGAACGGGCGGAAGAGCGGGTACGCCGCCGTCATGAAAAGGAAGTCAGCCGCAAGACCGCTGTGCGCAAATTGCGTCTGCCCGGCAAGCTTGCCGATTGCACGCAAAGCGCGGCGCAGGGGGCGGAACTGTTTATTGTTGAGGGCGATTCTGCCGGCGGTTCGGCCAAACAGGCGCGCAACCGCGCGATTCAGGCTATTTTGCCGTTGCGCGGCAAGATTTTGAATGTCGCCAGCGCCGGCCGTGAAAAACTTGGCGCCAACCAGCTGATCGGTGATCTGGTGCAGGCGCTTGGCTGCAACACCCGTTCAAAATACAATGAAGATGACTTGCGCTATGAACGTGTCATCATCATGACGGATGCGGATGTTGACGGCGCGCATATCGCTTCCTTGCTGATGACGTTTTTCTATCAGGAAATGCCCGAGCTTGTCCGCAACGGCCATCTTTATCTCGCCGTGCCGCCGCTTTACCGTATCAGCCAGGGCGGCAAGGTGGCTTATGCGCGCGATGATAGGCATAAGGACGAATTGCTGAAAACCGAATTTACCGGTCGCGGCAGGATTGAGATCGGCCGGTTTAAAGGTTTGGGCGAAATGCGCGCCGAGCAGCTCAAGGAAACCACCATGGATCCGAAAAAACGGACATTGCTGCGGGTGGAAATGGATGAAGAAGCGCTGCGGGAAACAAAGGAAGCGGTTGATGACCTGATGGGCACCAGGCCGGAAGCGCGCTTCCGGTTTATTCAGGAAAACGCCGCTTTTGTCAAGGAACTGGATATTTAA